In the genome of Halapricum salinum, one region contains:
- a CDS encoding CopD family protein, translated as MSIELASLYAIHLVFAGLWAGAVVFVTWGILPLARDGTLDAAPLESITGRLKLLSRVSAVILPLTGIRMAMLLSYTETAILFETTRGHLLIGMIVLWLVLMGLVEVGASKLTSGTSQQKVREPAREARPFLLAATAVAVLLLIDAGAISGGL; from the coding sequence ATGAGTATCGAGCTCGCAAGCCTGTACGCGATCCACCTCGTCTTCGCCGGTCTCTGGGCCGGCGCTGTCGTGTTCGTGACGTGGGGAATTCTCCCGCTCGCAAGAGACGGAACTCTCGACGCGGCCCCGCTGGAATCGATCACCGGACGCCTGAAATTGCTCTCCCGGGTCAGTGCCGTCATTCTCCCGCTCACCGGCATCCGGATGGCGATGTTGTTGAGCTACACCGAGACAGCCATCCTCTTCGAGACGACCCGCGGCCACCTCCTGATCGGGATGATCGTCCTCTGGCTCGTGTTGATGGGGCTGGTCGAGGTCGGCGCGAGCAAACTCACGTCGGGGACGAGCCAGCAGAAGGTCCGCGAGCCCGCTCGCGAGGCCCGGCCGTTCCTTCTCGCGGCGACTGCCGTCGCCGTCCTGCTGCTGATCGACGCCGGTGCAATCTCCGGTGGACTGTAA
- a CDS encoding chemotaxis protein CheC, with translation MPLLIDIRKLRIINQLMRSGTENVTEALATLADVESRVDIKSLSFVEPADIAAEIGTDELYSASIQLREPPYGVFLLTFPRETGEEMAALMTGTAVDGEFNQLQESALQEMCNILTSGFIDGIANTLGTTIDMETPELRYSSGVTVAEQTLSHVRKDSLSIVLDSMIDVADEDAAFKVRVFLVPDPGSFVNLLDHLSVEEIADRAESKGELP, from the coding sequence ATGCCGCTGCTGATCGACATTCGAAAACTCCGCATCATCAATCAGTTGATGCGCAGCGGAACCGAGAACGTCACCGAGGCGCTGGCGACGCTGGCCGACGTCGAATCGAGGGTCGATATCAAGAGCCTCTCGTTCGTCGAGCCGGCCGACATCGCCGCCGAGATCGGCACCGACGAACTCTACAGTGCGTCGATCCAGCTTCGAGAACCTCCCTACGGTGTCTTTCTGCTCACCTTCCCGCGGGAAACCGGCGAAGAGATGGCCGCGCTGATGACTGGGACAGCGGTCGACGGTGAGTTCAACCAACTTCAGGAGAGTGCACTCCAGGAGATGTGTAACATCCTCACCTCGGGATTCATCGACGGCATCGCCAACACCCTCGGGACGACCATCGATATGGAGACGCCGGAGCTGCGCTACTCCAGCGGGGTTACCGTCGCCGAACAGACCCTCTCACACGTTCGCAAGGACTCGCTGTCGATCGTCCTCGACTCGATGATCGACGTCGCCGACGAGGACGCGGCGTTCAAAGTTCGAGTCTTTTTGGTCCCCGATCCCGGCTCGTTCGTCAACCTGCTCGATCACCTCTCGGTCGAGGAGATCGCCGACCGCGCCGAATCAAAAGGCGAACTCCCCTGA
- the hisC gene encoding histidinol-phosphate transaminase: MEPRDLSNLSIYRAGRGIEEVARELGLDPDDLIKLSSNENALGPSPKAVAAIRDVAEDVHYYPKSSHTDLIAKLADRWNVDDEQIWLANGGDGALDYLSRAMLDPGQAVLVPDPDFTYHGMAARYHHGTVEEFPISKAEDFHQSPERVLDAYDGERMVYLTSPHNPTGSEVTIEEVEQIAAETDEQTLVVVDEAYGEFTERESKVELVRERDDVAVLRTFSKAYGLAGIRLGYAITPAEWGDAYARVNTPFAASEIACRAGLAALDDDEFLEETIETARWAREYMHEHLEAETWESGGNFVLAEVGDASAVADDCQREGVIVRDCSSFGLEECIRITCGTREQTPEAVETINEVLADVED; the protein is encoded by the coding sequence ATGGAACCACGGGACCTCTCGAATCTCTCGATCTACCGCGCGGGCCGCGGCATCGAGGAGGTCGCCCGGGAACTCGGTCTCGATCCCGACGACCTGATCAAACTCTCCTCGAACGAGAACGCCCTCGGGCCCTCACCGAAGGCCGTCGCGGCCATCCGCGACGTCGCCGAAGACGTCCACTACTATCCCAAGTCATCGCACACGGACCTCATCGCCAAACTGGCCGATCGCTGGAACGTCGACGACGAACAGATCTGGCTGGCCAACGGCGGTGACGGCGCGCTCGATTACCTCTCGCGCGCCATGCTCGACCCCGGCCAGGCCGTCCTCGTGCCCGACCCCGATTTCACCTATCACGGGATGGCCGCCCGGTATCACCACGGCACAGTCGAGGAGTTTCCCATCTCGAAGGCCGAGGACTTCCACCAGTCGCCCGAGCGCGTCCTCGACGCCTACGACGGCGAGCGGATGGTCTACCTCACGAGTCCGCATAACCCGACAGGGTCGGAGGTCACCATCGAGGAAGTCGAGCAGATCGCAGCAGAGACCGACGAGCAGACGCTCGTGGTCGTCGACGAAGCCTACGGCGAGTTCACCGAGCGGGAGAGCAAGGTCGAACTCGTCCGCGAGCGCGACGACGTGGCCGTCCTCCGGACGTTCTCGAAGGCCTACGGGCTGGCGGGGATCCGGCTTGGCTACGCGATCACGCCCGCCGAGTGGGGTGACGCCTACGCCCGGGTGAACACGCCCTTCGCCGCCAGCGAGATCGCCTGTCGCGCGGGACTGGCCGCCCTCGACGACGACGAATTCCTCGAAGAGACGATCGAAACCGCTCGCTGGGCCCGCGAGTACATGCACGAGCACCTCGAGGCCGAGACGTGGGAGAGCGGCGGGAACTTCGTCCTCGCCGAAGTCGGGGACGCAAGCGCCGTGGCCGACGACTGCCAGCGCGAGGGCGTCATCGTCCGGGACTGTTCGAGTTTCGGCCTGGAGGAGTGCATCCGGATCACCTGTGGAACGCGCGAGCAGACGCCCGAGGCCGTCGAAACCATCAACGAGGTGCTGGCCGATGTCGAAGACTGA
- a CDS encoding adenylate kinase family protein → MRVVVTGTPGTGKTTAVEHLDLDQFDTDFEVIHLNDVIRERNFTTGRDEDRDSLVADLDAVAEWLDGHGDAIVESHLAHEFDADRVVVLRCTPEEIERRLNERGESAGSARENAESEALDVVLGHAVQNHGEERVYEIETTDRTPEEVAAEIEAVIAGDREPSAGTVDYMEYL, encoded by the coding sequence ATGAGGGTTGTCGTCACCGGGACACCCGGCACGGGCAAGACGACGGCCGTCGAGCACCTCGATCTCGACCAGTTCGACACCGACTTCGAGGTAATTCACCTCAACGACGTCATCCGCGAGCGCAACTTCACGACTGGGCGCGACGAAGACCGAGACTCGCTCGTGGCTGATCTCGACGCCGTGGCCGAGTGGCTCGACGGCCACGGCGACGCGATCGTCGAGTCCCATCTGGCCCACGAGTTCGACGCCGACAGGGTCGTCGTCCTGCGGTGTACGCCCGAAGAGATCGAGCGCCGACTCAACGAGCGCGGTGAGTCAGCCGGCTCGGCGCGGGAGAACGCCGAGAGCGAGGCGCTGGACGTCGTGTTAGGTCACGCCGTGCAGAACCACGGCGAGGAGCGCGTCTACGAGATCGAGACGACCGACCGGACGCCCGAGGAAGTCGCCGCGGAGATCGAAGCTGTCATCGCCGGGGATCGTGAACCGAGTGCTGGAACCGTCGACTACATGGAGTATCTATGA
- a CDS encoding CDP-alcohol phosphatidyltransferase family protein — translation MTLDQLRPLADRALGPFVRGAAKLGLTPNAVSVLAIVLAGGAAGAFYLGGDEPIFYAVGAILVFLNGWLDLIDGALARKLEVASEAGDLLDHVLDRYADIVILVGLAAGIARYDLGLAAVTGVLMTSYLGTQAQAVGLDRVYGGLLGRADRLVLIGFVGGAAAVVTDPIEGLTIVGWLLVVFAVVGHFTALQRFYYAMRDLR, via the coding sequence ATGACGCTCGACCAACTCCGGCCGCTGGCCGACCGGGCGCTGGGGCCGTTCGTTCGGGGTGCCGCGAAACTCGGCCTGACACCGAACGCCGTGAGCGTGCTCGCGATCGTGCTCGCCGGCGGTGCAGCCGGCGCGTTCTATCTCGGTGGCGACGAACCGATCTTCTACGCCGTCGGTGCGATCCTGGTCTTTCTGAACGGCTGGCTCGATCTGATCGACGGCGCGCTCGCGCGGAAACTCGAGGTCGCGAGCGAGGCCGGAGACCTGCTCGATCACGTCCTCGACCGCTACGCTGACATCGTCATCCTCGTCGGCCTGGCCGCGGGCATCGCCCGGTACGACCTCGGCCTCGCTGCGGTGACCGGCGTTTTGATGACTTCCTATCTCGGCACGCAGGCCCAGGCCGTGGGATTGGATCGGGTCTACGGCGGCCTGCTCGGCCGGGCTGACCGACTCGTCCTGATCGGGTTCGTCGGTGGCGCGGCCGCGGTCGTCACCGATCCGATCGAAGGGTTGACCATCGTCGGTTGGCTGCTCGTCGTCTTCGCCGTCGTCGGCCACTTCACCGCCCTCCAGCGGTTCTACTACGCGATGCGGGACCTTCGGTAG
- a CDS encoding CPBP family intramembrane glutamic endopeptidase, translated as MGSLGTVRKGLAWPFWNRRERRLRAGWRITTMLALYLAITIATMVTIESLLPGLGEYAAPFGIALTGLLTAWLAVRFLDGRRLRSLGLRVDHRWWRELLVGVGFGLFTTGGVLAIYLAMGWGTIDGWFVAEDGLFVVAFGLSVATYAAVALLEELLFRGYFVTNATEGVPSGLVRPLGRLVPRRWLAGVPVVIAVAVSSLVFAEFHGDSLTAMDYLHFWLAGVLLAIPYVLTGRLWLSIGLHWAFNVGLTSLFNVEGGLPALIRLEIDGPSLWVGEAALTETAMIAVTILLVLVWARWRGFTHLDDAFRRDSDPVESHAVADD; from the coding sequence ATGGGTTCGTTGGGTACGGTACGGAAAGGCTTGGCGTGGCCGTTCTGGAACCGCCGCGAGCGCCGGCTCCGTGCCGGCTGGCGGATCACGACGATGCTCGCGCTCTATCTCGCGATCACGATCGCGACGATGGTCACCATCGAGTCGCTCCTGCCCGGCCTCGGAGAGTACGCAGCCCCGTTCGGCATCGCTCTCACAGGGCTGCTGACGGCCTGGCTGGCGGTTCGGTTTCTCGATGGGCGTCGGCTACGATCGCTCGGGCTTCGGGTCGACCATCGCTGGTGGCGCGAACTTCTCGTCGGTGTCGGCTTCGGGCTGTTCACGACCGGCGGCGTCCTGGCGATCTACCTCGCGATGGGGTGGGGAACGATCGACGGCTGGTTCGTCGCCGAGGACGGACTGTTCGTCGTCGCCTTCGGCCTCAGCGTCGCGACCTACGCCGCGGTAGCTCTCCTCGAAGAACTGCTGTTCCGGGGGTACTTCGTGACCAACGCGACCGAAGGCGTCCCCTCAGGACTGGTCCGGCCGCTCGGACGTCTCGTCCCACGGCGGTGGCTCGCGGGCGTCCCCGTCGTGATCGCGGTGGCCGTCTCCTCGCTGGTGTTCGCAGAGTTCCACGGCGACTCGCTGACGGCGATGGACTACCTGCACTTCTGGCTCGCGGGTGTGCTCCTCGCGATTCCGTACGTGCTGACGGGGCGACTGTGGCTCTCGATCGGCCTCCACTGGGCGTTCAACGTCGGCCTCACGTCGCTGTTCAACGTCGAGGGAGGGTTGCCGGCACTGATCCGCCTGGAGATCGACGGACCGTCACTGTGGGTCGGCGAGGCCGCCCTCACCGAGACGGCGATGATAGCCGTGACGATCCTGCTGGTCCTAGTGTGGGCTCGCTGGCGTGGGTTCACCCACCTCGACGACGCGTTCCGCCGCGACAGCGACCCCGTGGAAAGCCACGCAGTGGCCGACGACTGA
- a CDS encoding acyl-CoA carboxylase subunit beta — protein MTADDDIENLRERKAEAAKGGGEERIEAQHDRGKMTARERIDYFLDDDSFVETDALREHRCTNFDMDETKIPGDGVVTGHGEVDGRTVFVFAHDFTVFGGSLGEVFAEKVVKIMDKALEVGAPIIGLNDSAGARIQEGVDSLAGYGDIFHRNQLASGVVPQISAIMGPCAGGAVYSPAITDFVFMVEETSHMFITGPDVIETVTGEEVSFDELGGAKTHASESGVAHFTPSAEEQALDDIRHLLSYLPQNNVEDPPSVEPWDDPERDCTEARDAVPNAPQKPYDMNTVVADVLDEGSFFEVAEDYARNIVTGFGRLDGHAVGVVGNQPRVNAGTLDIDSSLKGSRFVRFCDAFNIPILTFVDVPGFMPGTDQEKGGIIKHGAKLLYAYSEATVPLVTVITRKAYGGAYDVMASKHVGADKNYAWPSAEIAVMGPKGAVNVLYDDELEAAEDVEAKREELIEEYRDAFANPYTAADRGYLDDVIEPQETRSRLITDLELLRSKRVDHPDRKHGNIPL, from the coding sequence GTGACAGCGGACGACGACATCGAGAATCTCCGCGAGCGCAAGGCCGAGGCCGCCAAAGGCGGCGGCGAGGAACGCATCGAGGCCCAGCACGACCGCGGCAAGATGACCGCGCGCGAGCGCATCGATTACTTTCTCGACGATGATTCCTTCGTAGAGACCGACGCCCTGCGCGAGCACCGCTGCACCAACTTCGACATGGACGAGACGAAGATTCCCGGCGACGGCGTCGTGACCGGCCACGGCGAGGTCGACGGCCGGACAGTCTTCGTCTTCGCCCACGACTTTACTGTGTTTGGTGGCTCACTCGGCGAGGTTTTCGCCGAGAAAGTGGTGAAGATCATGGACAAGGCGCTGGAAGTCGGCGCGCCGATCATCGGCCTCAACGACTCCGCAGGCGCCAGGATTCAGGAAGGGGTCGACTCGCTCGCAGGATACGGCGACATCTTCCACCGCAACCAGCTCGCGTCGGGCGTCGTCCCGCAGATCTCGGCGATCATGGGCCCATGCGCGGGCGGTGCGGTGTACTCGCCGGCGATTACGGACTTCGTGTTCATGGTCGAGGAGACCAGCCACATGTTCATCACCGGCCCGGACGTCATCGAGACCGTCACAGGAGAAGAGGTCTCCTTCGACGAACTGGGCGGGGCCAAGACACACGCCAGCGAGAGCGGGGTCGCACACTTCACGCCCAGCGCCGAAGAGCAGGCGCTAGACGACATTCGCCATCTCCTCTCGTATCTCCCGCAGAACAACGTCGAAGATCCGCCCAGCGTCGAGCCCTGGGACGACCCCGAACGGGACTGCACAGAGGCCAGAGACGCCGTCCCGAACGCGCCCCAGAAACCCTACGACATGAACACCGTCGTCGCGGACGTCCTCGACGAGGGATCGTTCTTCGAGGTCGCCGAGGACTACGCCCGCAACATCGTGACCGGATTCGGCCGTCTCGACGGCCACGCCGTGGGTGTCGTCGGGAATCAGCCCCGCGTGAATGCTGGAACGCTCGACATCGACTCCTCGCTCAAAGGCTCGCGGTTCGTGCGCTTCTGTGACGCGTTCAACATCCCGATCCTCACCTTCGTCGACGTTCCCGGGTTCATGCCGGGGACCGACCAGGAGAAAGGCGGCATCATCAAACACGGTGCAAAGCTTCTCTATGCCTATTCAGAGGCCACGGTCCCGCTCGTGACGGTCATCACCCGGAAAGCCTACGGCGGGGCCTACGACGTCATGGCCTCCAAACACGTCGGCGCGGACAAGAACTACGCCTGGCCGTCCGCCGAAATCGCCGTGATGGGTCCGAAGGGTGCAGTCAACGTCCTCTACGACGACGAACTGGAGGCGGCCGAAGACGTCGAAGCCAAGCGCGAGGAACTGATCGAGGAGTACCGCGACGCCTTCGCCAACCCCTACACTGCTGCCGATCGGGGCTATCTGGACGACGTGATCGAACCTCAGGAGACCCGTTCACGGCTGATCACCGACCTCGAACTACTGCGGAGCAAGCGCGTCGACCACCCAGACCGCAAGCATGGCAACATCCCGCTCTGA
- a CDS encoding glutamate synthase subunit beta yields MSKEHPGGYLKNKREPIHKRDPEERKDDFEEVWEQEWDEDHLKSQGERCMSCGTPACMSGCPIGNIIPDWNDLVYRDDWKRALERLHATNNFPEFTGYNCPAPCENTCTLNYNDDPVTIKSIERAIVDKGWEEGWIQPDPPEERTDKEVAIVGSGPAGLAAAQQLNRAGHHVTVYERDQNPGGLMRYGIPDAKFSKKKVERRIDQLREEGITFECGVEVGEDIPAEKLDEEYDAACIAVGSQKPIELPIEGIDLDGIHYAMEYLPRANPGQNDGWEVPEEMNADGKSVVVLGGGDTGADCVGTAHRQGAAQVVQIELLPRPPEERPEGNQWPDQPQTYEKSYSQEEGGVEEYCVDTQQFHDTDGDGTVDELRAHRVEWEQGEDGWEKEVVEEDMRIDAEMVLVAAGFQGPEETPFDPLDLEMTEHGTFETEDHQTNVENVFAAGDANSGPSLIVWAIGDGRDAARDIDEYLMGETSLPASLETDNPPVVSRR; encoded by the coding sequence ATGAGCAAGGAACACCCCGGCGGCTATCTCAAGAACAAGCGCGAACCGATCCACAAACGCGATCCCGAGGAGCGAAAGGACGACTTCGAAGAAGTCTGGGAGCAGGAGTGGGACGAAGACCACCTCAAGTCCCAGGGCGAGCGGTGTATGTCCTGCGGGACGCCCGCCTGCATGAGCGGCTGTCCCATCGGGAACATCATCCCCGACTGGAACGACCTGGTCTACCGGGACGACTGGAAGCGCGCCCTCGAACGACTCCATGCGACCAACAACTTCCCCGAATTCACGGGCTACAACTGCCCGGCGCCCTGCGAAAACACCTGCACGCTCAACTACAACGACGACCCCGTGACGATCAAGTCGATCGAACGGGCCATCGTCGACAAAGGCTGGGAAGAAGGCTGGATCCAGCCCGATCCGCCCGAGGAGCGCACAGACAAGGAAGTCGCTATCGTCGGGAGCGGCCCTGCAGGACTCGCGGCGGCCCAGCAGCTGAATCGCGCGGGTCACCACGTCACGGTCTACGAGCGCGACCAGAACCCCGGCGGCCTGATGCGCTACGGGATCCCGGACGCCAAATTCTCGAAGAAGAAGGTCGAGCGACGGATCGACCAGCTCCGCGAAGAGGGCATCACCTTCGAGTGTGGTGTCGAAGTCGGCGAGGACATCCCCGCCGAGAAGCTCGACGAGGAGTACGACGCGGCGTGTATCGCCGTCGGCTCACAGAAGCCGATCGAACTCCCCATCGAGGGGATCGATCTGGACGGGATCCACTACGCCATGGAGTACCTCCCGCGGGCCAACCCCGGTCAGAACGACGGCTGGGAGGTCCCCGAGGAGATGAACGCCGACGGCAAGAGCGTCGTCGTATTGGGTGGTGGGGACACCGGCGCGGACTGCGTCGGGACCGCTCACCGACAGGGTGCAGCACAGGTCGTCCAGATCGAACTGCTGCCCCGGCCGCCCGAGGAGCGCCCGGAGGGCAACCAGTGGCCCGACCAGCCCCAAACGTATGAAAAATCCTACTCTCAGGAAGAGGGTGGCGTCGAGGAGTACTGCGTCGACACCCAGCAGTTCCACGACACCGACGGCGACGGAACAGTCGACGAGCTCCGCGCTCACCGCGTCGAGTGGGAGCAGGGCGAGGACGGCTGGGAGAAAGAGGTCGTCGAGGAGGACATGCGAATCGACGCCGAGATGGTGCTGGTCGCCGCCGGCTTCCAGGGGCCCGAGGAGACGCCGTTCGACCCCCTCGACCTGGAGATGACCGAACACGGCACCTTCGAGACCGAGGATCATCAGACCAACGTCGAGAACGTCTTCGCCGCGGGCGACGCCAACTCCGGCCCCTCGCTGATCGTCTGGGCCATCGGCGACGGCCGCGATGCAGCCCGAGACATCGACGAATACCTCATGGGCGAAACGAGTCTGCCGGCGAGCCTGGAGACGGACAATCCGCCGGTCGTCTCGCGGCGGTAA